The Micropterus dolomieu isolate WLL.071019.BEF.003 ecotype Adirondacks linkage group LG22, ASM2129224v1, whole genome shotgun sequence genome contains a region encoding:
- the kif23 gene encoding kinesin-like protein KIF23 isoform X3 — protein MELFEDVAKPLVDDLIHGKNGLLFTYGVTGSGKTFTMTGSPGQGGLLPRSLDMIFNSITPYQAKRYVFKTDDKNGVEVQSEVDALLERQRRENNLPVPKTSSSRQKLDPEIADMIKLEEAYKTDDVDEDSSYSVFVSYIEIYNNYIYDLLEETQEDAIKPKWNGGGTPVRQNTEFIPPQSKILREDQNHNMYVAGCMEVEVKSAEEAFQVFWRGQKKRKVANTRLNRESSRSHSVLIIKLAQAPLDADGNNILQDKSQVTVSQLCLVDLAGSERTGRTGAEGTRIREAGNINQSLLNLRTCIEILRENQMCGTNRMVPYRDSKVTHLFKNYFDGEGKVRMVVCVNPKADDYEETLLVMRFAEMTQEVEVARPVDRPICGFTPGRRHRNQAFQEELSRKLEGRGGPVDGDVHSVMSHLVHSLPPLPSSVVTDPHDDITLPRLIEALQNRHRIRQMMIEEYNKAANVMKSKLQELDNNLISNDHFIQEQNGKLTEKDKMIQSSKAEIERLEKRIKMQEHKIDILQKTTKIYEDDKRALQQELETRDQRLQREQSDKRRLEQRMHGVVSDTQFKWEKECDRRVNAMQLEMQNKLWVKDEKLKQLKAIVTESKTPGRPDPPPRQTQPKRPSREERLPAKRSASPSPVPCPVDSPHVRPGPVSATRVEEVEMNPRPACHVPSTSSSLSVANYISAWEQRVAQDSTHSPSTPTRSQSASGCSASRARRRALCCARQQEEASCPRFDLDLIERSYRTTTPVRPLHRRSRSAGGEKWVDHKPSSSMDLGTVLQPVIPNSIQVSAATEKALSKCDRYVLTHQEVASDGEVQTKLIKGEVIKTRGGGQAVQFTDIETLKQELTTVPRRKRKSSEGTPAHGDQTDGAWTDVETRCSVAMEMRAGSNMGPGYEHHGITKRRKP, from the exons ATGGAGCTGTTTGAGGATGTTGCCAAACCTCTTGTGGATGACCTCATCCACGGAAAAAACG GTCTGCTCTTTACGTACGGGGTCACAGGAAGTGGAAAGACGTTCACCATGACGGGCTCTCCAGGCCAGGGCGGACTACTACCTCGCTCACTTGATATGATCTTCAACAGTATAACACCCTATCAGGCCAAAAGATAT GTTTTCAAGACAGATGACAAAAATGGTGTGGAGGTACAGAGTGAAGTTGATGCTTTGTTGGAGCGCCAAAGACGGGAAAACAACTTGCCTGTTCCTAAAACATCCTCCTCCAG ACAAAAGCTTGATCCGGAAATTGCAGACATGATTAAGCTGGAGGAGGCTTATAAAACAGATGATGTGGATGAGGACAGCAGCTACAGCGTCTTCGTCTCCTACATAGAAATCTACAACAACTACATCTATGATCTCCTGGAGGAAACTCAAGAAGATGCAATCAAACCAAA GTGGAATGGTGGAGGCACACCTGTGCGCCAGAACACTGAGTTCAT ACCACCTCAGTCTAAAATCCTCAGGGAGGATCAGAATCACAACATGTATGTGGCTGGTTGTATGGAGGTAGAAGTTAAATCTGCAGAGGAGGCATTTCAAGTGTTCTGGAGAG gccagaagaagaggaaggttGCAAACACCCGTCTGAACAGAGAATCCAGTCGCTCCCACAGTGTGCTCATTATTAAACTGGCCCAGGCCCCTCTTGACGCAGATGGCAACAACATTCTCCAG GATAAAAGCCAGGTGACAGTCAGTCAGCTGTGCCTGGTGGACTTAGCAGGAAGTGAGCGCACCGGCAGGACCGGGGCAGAAGGCACCCGTATACGTGAAGCAG GTAACATCAATCAATCTTTGCTGAATCTGCGGACATGCATCGAGATACTTCGAGAAAACCAGATGTGTGGCACAAACAGG ATGGTCCCCTACAGAGACTCTAAAGTAACTCACCTGTTCAAGAACTACTTTGATGGAGAGGGCAAAGTCAGAATGGTTGTTTGTGTCAATCCTAAAGCCGACGACTACGAGGAAACATTG CTGGTGATGCGGTTTGCAGAGATGACCCAGGAGGTGGAAGTGGCTCGGCCAGTGGACAGGCCCATCTGTGGCTTCACCCCGGGCCGTCGCCATAGAAACCAGGCTTTTCAAGAGGAACTGTCTCGCAAGCTGGAGGGGCGTGGCGGCCCAGTAGATGGAG ATGTGCACTCTGTTATGAGCCACCTGGTGCACAGCCTCCCACCTCTACCCTCCTCTGTGGTAACTGACCCTCATGATGACATCACCCTGCCCAGGCTGATCGAAGCTCTGCAGAATAGACACAGGATCCGACAGATGATGATCGAAGAATACAACAAAGCAG ccaACGTGATGAAGTCCAAGCTTCAGGAACTGGACAACAACCTCATTTCTAATGACCATTTTATTCAAGAACAAAATGGCAAACTCACGGAGAAGGACAAGATGATCCAGAGCTCCAAGGCAGAGATCGAACGCTTGGAGAAGAGAATTAAGATGCAAGAACACAAG ATTGACATCCTGCAGAAAACCACTAAAATCTATGAGGATGACAAACGTGCACTACAGCAGGAACTGGAGACCAGAGATCAGAGGCTGCAGAGGGAGCAGTCTGACAAGAGACGCTTGGAGCAGCGTATGCATGGCGTGGTCTCAGACACACAGTTCAAGTGGGAGAAAGAATGT GACAGACGCGTTAATGCCATGCAGCTGGAGATGCAAAACAAGCTCTGGGTGAAAGACGAGAAGCTGAAGCAGCTGAAGGCCATTGTGACTGAGAGCAAGACTCCAGGTCGTCCTGATCCTCCACCACGTCAGACGCAGCCTAAGCGGCCTTCCAGAGAGGAACGCCTCCCTGCAAAGAGATCAGCCTCGCCCTCACCTGTCCCT TGCCCTGTTGATTCTCCCCATGTCAGGCCAGGGCCAGTCAGTGCCACTAGAGTTGAAGAGGTTGAAATGAACCCAAGGCCCGCATGCCACGTTCCCAGCACCAGTAGCTCTTTGTCTGTGGCTAATTACATCTCTGCATGGGAGCAGCGGGTGGCCCAGGACAGTACGCATTCCCCTAGTACACCCACAAGATCCCAGTCCGCATCAGGTTGCTCAGCCAGCCGGGCCAGGAGGAGAGCTCTGTGTTGTGCTAGACAGCAAGAAGAGGCCAGCTGTCCTAGATTTGATCTAGACCTAATTGAGAGAAGCTACAGG ACGACGACACCAGTGCGGCCGCTGCACCGTCGCTCCCGCTCAGCTGGCGGGGAGAAGTGGGTGGATCACAAGCCGTCCTCCAGCATGGACTTGGGTACAGTTTTGCAGCCCGTGATCCCCAATTCCATCCAGGTGTCTGCAGCCACTGAGAAGGCCCTGTCGAAGTGTGACAGATATGTGTTGACACACCAGGAGGTTGCCTCTGATGGCGAGGTACAGACCAAACTTATTAAG GGCGAGGTCATTAAAACCAGAGGAGGGGGACAGGCTGTCCAGTTCACAGACATCGAGACACTAAAACAGGAGCTCACCACAGTCCCAAG GCGTAAAAGAAAGTCTTCAGAAGGCACGCCTGCCCATGGAGATCAAACAGATGGTGCTTGGACTGATGTGGAGACAAGG